Proteins co-encoded in one Kribbella qitaiheensis genomic window:
- a CDS encoding zinc-dependent alcohol dehydrogenase produces the protein MKALTWQGKRKIEYSEVPDPVIQEPTDAIIEVTSTGICGSDLHLYEVMAPYLEPGDVLGHEPMGVVIETGSAVTNLKAGDRVVIPFGIACGHCFMCDRGLQSQCETTQVREEGMGAALFGYTRLYGQVPGGQAEYLRVPQAQYGPIIVPAGPADDRFVFLSDVLPTAWQAVEYAGVPDGGTLAVIGLGPIGDMAARIGLHRGHRVIGIDLVPERLKRAQERGVEVLEYSGDVAEQVRQLTDGRGADSVIDAVGMEAHGSPKAQAAHKLVGLMPDALAEKMMQTIGVDRLAALYLAIELARRGGTVSLSGVYGGAADPLPMMTMFDKQLQLRMGQGNVRRWVDDILPLLTDDDPLGVDGFATHRLPLSEGPAAYEMFQKKQDGAVKVLLTP, from the coding sequence ATGAAGGCACTGACTTGGCAGGGTAAAAGGAAGATCGAGTATTCAGAGGTGCCGGATCCGGTGATCCAGGAGCCGACCGACGCCATCATCGAGGTGACGTCGACCGGTATCTGTGGGTCCGACCTGCACCTCTACGAGGTGATGGCGCCCTATCTGGAGCCGGGCGATGTGCTTGGGCACGAGCCGATGGGGGTCGTGATCGAGACAGGCTCCGCGGTGACGAATCTGAAGGCGGGGGACCGGGTCGTCATTCCGTTCGGAATCGCGTGCGGCCATTGCTTCATGTGCGACCGGGGTCTGCAGTCTCAGTGTGAGACCACTCAGGTCCGCGAGGAGGGCATGGGCGCAGCCCTGTTCGGATACACCAGGTTGTACGGACAGGTGCCGGGCGGCCAGGCGGAGTACCTGCGGGTGCCGCAGGCGCAGTACGGGCCGATCATCGTTCCTGCGGGTCCAGCTGACGATCGCTTCGTCTTCCTCTCCGATGTCCTGCCGACCGCCTGGCAGGCAGTCGAGTACGCCGGTGTGCCGGACGGTGGGACCCTGGCTGTCATCGGTCTCGGGCCCATCGGGGACATGGCGGCCAGGATCGGGCTGCACCGCGGGCATCGAGTGATCGGGATCGATCTGGTGCCTGAGCGCTTGAAGCGTGCCCAGGAACGCGGCGTGGAGGTGCTCGAGTACTCCGGCGACGTGGCTGAGCAGGTGCGTCAGCTCACCGACGGCCGTGGCGCGGACTCCGTCATCGATGCCGTCGGAATGGAGGCGCACGGGTCGCCGAAGGCGCAGGCCGCGCACAAACTGGTCGGTCTGATGCCGGACGCTCTGGCGGAGAAGATGATGCAGACGATCGGGGTCGATCGTCTCGCGGCGCTCTACCTGGCGATCGAACTCGCCAGGCGTGGCGGGACCGTCTCCTTGAGCGGCGTGTACGGCGGTGCGGCCGACCCGTTGCCGATGATGACGATGTTCGACAAGCAGCTCCAGCTCAGGATGGGACAGGGCAACGTCCGGCGCTGGGTGGATGACATCCTGCCGCTGTTGACCGATGACGACCCGCTGGGTGTCGATGGATTCGCAACGCATCGACTGCCGCTGAGCGAAGGGCCGGCGGCGTACGAGATGTTCCAGAAGAAGCAGGACGGTGCGGTGAAGGTGCTGTTGACGCCGTGA
- a CDS encoding SDR family NAD(P)-dependent oxidoreductase: protein MTGAVVVTGASSGIGLATARAFARQGARLVLAARSIDSLAVAEKLCVGDGGEVLVVPTDVADADQVDELMAAAERRFGSIDVVVHAAAVLAYGRFEDVPAGIFNQVVTVNVQGTANVGRSALRAFRRRNGGTLIVVGSLLGTIATPYLSSYVTSKWAIHGLTRCWQIEVRSDPGIEVSLVWPGSVNTPAYSQAANYAGRIGRPPPPVDPPEKVARRILRLADRPKRSASVGVANKLTRFGFRRLPAVFDMLVTPLMKAGALSRDEIGAHPGNVMVPLPVGDGEYGRWGRHWLRPLTGAALAAAAVTVGRKAIRR, encoded by the coding sequence GTGACGGGGGCTGTCGTCGTCACCGGCGCCTCGAGCGGCATCGGGCTCGCGACCGCCAGAGCCTTTGCCAGGCAGGGCGCTCGGCTGGTGCTTGCGGCCCGCTCGATCGACAGCCTCGCTGTCGCTGAGAAGCTCTGCGTCGGTGACGGCGGCGAGGTTCTGGTCGTCCCGACGGATGTGGCGGATGCCGATCAGGTCGACGAGTTGATGGCGGCTGCGGAGCGACGATTCGGCAGCATCGATGTCGTCGTCCATGCCGCGGCAGTCCTCGCGTACGGCCGGTTCGAGGACGTTCCGGCCGGCATCTTCAATCAGGTGGTGACGGTCAACGTCCAAGGCACGGCCAACGTCGGCCGATCGGCGTTGCGCGCCTTCCGTCGCCGAAACGGCGGCACGCTGATCGTGGTCGGATCCCTGCTCGGCACGATCGCGACGCCGTACCTGAGCTCCTATGTCACCAGCAAGTGGGCGATCCACGGACTGACCCGCTGCTGGCAGATCGAAGTCAGATCCGACCCGGGAATCGAGGTCTCGCTCGTCTGGCCGGGGTCGGTGAACACACCTGCCTACTCGCAGGCGGCGAACTATGCCGGCCGGATCGGCCGTCCGCCGCCTCCGGTAGACCCACCAGAGAAAGTCGCACGGCGAATCCTGCGCCTGGCCGACCGACCGAAGCGGTCAGCATCTGTCGGCGTGGCAAACAAACTCACCCGGTTCGGGTTTCGCCGTCTGCCGGCCGTCTTCGACATGCTGGTGACTCCGCTGATGAAGGCAGGAGCACTGTCGCGCGATGAGATCGGCGCGCATCCGGGCAACGTGATGGTGCCCCTGCCGGTGGGGGATGGGGAGTACGGGCGCTGGGGCCGACATTGGCTGCGACCATTGACCGGAGCGGCGCTGGCCGCCGCGGCGGTGACCGTTGGCAGGAAGGCGATTCGCCGCTAG
- a CDS encoding phytoene desaturase family protein: MSDAVVVGAGPNGLVAANLLVDAGWDVVLLEANDAIGGAVRSSTDVDADFVHDTFSSFYPLAAVSPTIKALHLDEYGLEWSNAPSPVGNPLRTGGWALVHPDPADTAAALDAQTPGDGQAWLDLYSDWERVGPAITQALLTPFPPVRAGIDLVRHLLGPRGLKRLQLLISPVGSATDKRFAGEAAKLLLATNSQHADIAPTSWGSGFMGWLLVMIAQQYGYPVPRGGAGRLSQAMADRFTSRGGSIVCQARVDQIVVRGGRAVAVRTVDGTEYPVGRAVLADVSAPALYSELIRQQDLPSHVRQRLRLFKWDPGTVKVDWALSSSIPWRDAPALAPGTAHIADSVQDLRRWSAQLAADWIPDRPFLLMGQMTTADPSRSPAGTESAWAYTHVPHATRGDAGGRLTGEWDTAEAEAFAERMEARVEEYAPGFTDRIIGRRILSPGELERRNANLVGGAVNGGTAGLRQELFLRPMPGFGRAETAIKSLYLASASAHPGGGVHGACGSNAARAALFHAR, translated from the coding sequence GTGAGTGATGCAGTGGTCGTCGGTGCCGGGCCCAATGGGCTGGTCGCGGCGAACCTCTTGGTCGACGCCGGCTGGGATGTGGTTCTTCTCGAGGCGAACGACGCGATCGGTGGCGCTGTCCGCAGTTCGACCGACGTTGATGCCGACTTCGTGCATGACACGTTCAGTTCGTTCTACCCACTCGCCGCGGTGTCTCCCACCATCAAGGCATTGCACCTCGACGAGTACGGCCTGGAATGGTCCAACGCACCTTCCCCGGTCGGCAACCCTTTGCGTACCGGCGGGTGGGCGCTCGTTCATCCCGATCCGGCCGACACCGCGGCCGCCCTTGACGCCCAAACTCCGGGAGACGGCCAAGCCTGGCTCGACCTGTACTCCGACTGGGAGCGCGTCGGTCCGGCGATCACCCAAGCCCTGCTCACCCCGTTTCCGCCTGTCCGCGCGGGGATCGACCTGGTCCGGCACCTCCTGGGTCCGAGAGGACTGAAGCGGCTGCAACTCCTCATCAGTCCGGTTGGCTCAGCCACCGACAAGAGATTCGCCGGCGAGGCCGCGAAGTTGCTCCTGGCCACCAACTCTCAGCACGCGGATATCGCTCCGACCTCCTGGGGCTCGGGTTTTATGGGCTGGTTGCTGGTCATGATCGCGCAGCAGTACGGCTATCCCGTTCCCCGTGGCGGGGCCGGCCGGCTGTCGCAGGCCATGGCCGACCGTTTCACTTCGCGGGGTGGCTCGATCGTCTGCCAGGCACGAGTCGATCAGATCGTGGTTCGCGGCGGCCGGGCGGTCGCAGTACGGACTGTCGACGGCACGGAGTATCCGGTCGGCCGTGCTGTGCTTGCGGATGTCTCGGCTCCCGCGCTCTACAGCGAGCTCATCCGTCAGCAGGATCTCCCTTCCCACGTGCGGCAACGGCTTCGGCTCTTCAAGTGGGATCCCGGTACCGTCAAAGTCGATTGGGCACTCAGCTCGTCGATACCCTGGCGGGACGCCCCCGCTCTTGCCCCGGGCACCGCCCATATCGCCGATTCTGTCCAGGACCTGCGCCGATGGTCCGCCCAACTCGCCGCCGACTGGATTCCGGACCGGCCGTTTCTGTTGATGGGGCAGATGACGACGGCAGATCCGAGCCGCTCTCCAGCGGGCACCGAGTCGGCCTGGGCCTATACCCACGTACCGCATGCCACCCGAGGGGATGCCGGCGGCCGGCTCACAGGTGAGTGGGACACCGCCGAGGCCGAGGCGTTTGCCGAGCGAATGGAAGCACGGGTCGAGGAGTACGCCCCTGGCTTCACGGACCGGATCATCGGCCGCCGGATCCTCAGCCCCGGAGAACTCGAGCGGCGCAACGCGAATCTGGTCGGCGGAGCCGTCAACGGCGGAACCGCGGGCCTGAGGCAAGAACTCTTCCTCCGGCCGATGCCGGGCTTCGGACGGGCCGAGACCGCCATCAAGTCGCTGTACCTCGCGTCAGCATCGGCCCACCCGGGGGGCGGAGTACATGGCGCGTGTGGTTCCAACGCGGCTCGCGCCGCCCTCTTCCACGCCCGCTAG
- a CDS encoding flavodoxin family protein yields the protein MRALVLNCTLKPSPGDSNTDELADVVVDALKKEGVEIARVRLADLDIKPGVSSDEGDGDEWPEVHQRLLASDILVVATPTWVGRPSSIAQRMLERMDAMLSETDDDERPVAYNKVAGVIVTGNEDGAHHVISEISGGLGDIGYTIPGQAWTYWNKGPGPGPSYAETDEGHDWSAKTGRAMAANLVAAAKALAANPIPAPPS from the coding sequence ATGCGAGCGCTGGTGCTGAACTGCACGTTGAAGCCGTCGCCGGGTGATTCGAACACGGACGAACTGGCGGATGTGGTGGTCGACGCGCTGAAGAAGGAGGGCGTCGAGATCGCCCGCGTGCGGCTGGCGGATCTGGATATCAAGCCCGGCGTCAGCAGCGACGAGGGCGACGGCGACGAGTGGCCGGAGGTTCATCAGCGGCTGCTGGCCAGCGACATTCTGGTGGTGGCGACGCCGACCTGGGTCGGGCGTCCGTCGTCGATCGCGCAGCGGATGCTGGAGCGGATGGACGCGATGCTCAGCGAGACCGATGACGACGAGCGGCCGGTCGCCTACAACAAGGTGGCCGGGGTGATCGTGACGGGCAACGAGGACGGTGCGCATCACGTCATCTCCGAGATCAGCGGCGGGCTGGGCGACATCGGCTATACGATTCCGGGCCAGGCCTGGACCTATTGGAACAAGGGACCCGGTCCCGGCCCGAGCTACGCCGAAACCGACGAGGGCCACGACTGGTCGGCCAAGACCGGCCGGGCCATGGCCGCCAACCTGGTCGCCGCAGCGAAGGCTTTGGCCGCGAACCCGATCCCGGCCCCGCCCAGCTGA
- a CDS encoding FAD-dependent oxidoreductase gives MTTHGSVWLATARMSRYDVLATDQQADVLVVGGGVIGLTTALQLQLEGADVVLVEAGRIGARTSGNTTGKVTSQHGAIYAGLLDRHGIDTARQYATANQAAVEEVAELVGRFGIDCELVRSPAFVYSTESADLSREAEVAAQLGLPAHNVDPTELGLPLTATEVVRFDNQVQLHPSRYLGGLAAAFSRAGGRIFERTRVTELNTEGDRVEARTEPGSTVRANHAIVATLLPIGLLGGYFARTRPNQSHGIAVRLPVQAPSGMAISVDDPVRSTRPWPGGGPNGLIVVGGDHETGDQDDTDAVYRGLIDWVSSLWNTQAQAEYRWSAQDYSTPDQLPYVGKAPGSSILIATGMHKWGLTNGMVAAGILRDLVLGRENPWSSAYDAGRIGGARAVAELVKDNLKVGKEFAGGHLRRLLDSGLDHVEVGQGGLYDADGHTVGAYRDPDGRLHTVVPVCTHLGCPLRWNQGDATWDCNCHGSRFAPDGSVLDGPAVSPLKTPDH, from the coding sequence ATGACGACCCACGGTTCGGTATGGCTCGCGACCGCGCGCATGTCGCGGTACGACGTACTCGCTACGGACCAGCAAGCCGACGTGCTCGTGGTGGGCGGCGGCGTGATCGGCCTGACCACCGCCCTCCAGCTCCAATTGGAGGGGGCCGATGTCGTCCTGGTCGAGGCCGGCCGGATCGGCGCCAGAACGAGTGGGAATACCACCGGCAAGGTGACCTCCCAACATGGCGCGATCTACGCCGGATTGCTGGACCGGCATGGAATCGACACCGCCAGGCAGTACGCGACGGCGAACCAGGCCGCGGTCGAGGAGGTCGCCGAACTGGTCGGTCGATTCGGCATCGACTGTGAGCTGGTCCGATCGCCGGCCTTCGTCTACTCGACAGAGTCCGCGGACCTGAGCCGGGAAGCCGAAGTCGCGGCGCAGCTCGGTCTTCCGGCGCACAACGTCGATCCGACGGAACTAGGCCTACCTCTGACCGCCACCGAGGTCGTCCGCTTCGACAATCAGGTGCAACTGCATCCCAGCCGCTACCTGGGCGGGCTGGCGGCCGCCTTCAGTCGCGCGGGCGGTCGAATCTTCGAGCGAACCCGCGTGACGGAGCTGAACACTGAAGGCGACCGGGTCGAAGCGAGGACCGAGCCCGGATCAACGGTTCGGGCCAACCACGCCATCGTGGCGACTCTTCTGCCGATCGGGCTGCTGGGCGGGTACTTCGCTCGCACCAGACCGAACCAGTCGCACGGAATCGCTGTCCGGCTTCCGGTGCAGGCACCGAGCGGAATGGCGATCTCGGTGGACGATCCGGTCCGGTCGACCAGGCCATGGCCAGGTGGGGGTCCGAACGGGCTGATCGTGGTCGGCGGCGATCACGAAACCGGCGATCAGGACGACACGGACGCCGTTTACCGGGGCTTGATCGACTGGGTCAGCTCCCTGTGGAACACCCAGGCGCAGGCCGAGTATCGGTGGTCAGCGCAGGACTACAGCACGCCGGACCAGCTGCCGTACGTCGGGAAGGCTCCTGGCTCGTCGATCTTGATTGCCACCGGCATGCACAAGTGGGGACTGACGAACGGGATGGTTGCCGCCGGCATCCTCCGCGATCTGGTCCTGGGCCGGGAGAACCCGTGGAGCAGCGCGTACGACGCAGGCCGGATCGGCGGCGCGCGTGCGGTGGCGGAACTGGTCAAGGACAATCTCAAGGTGGGCAAGGAGTTCGCGGGCGGTCACCTGCGCCGCCTCCTCGACTCGGGGCTCGATCACGTCGAGGTCGGCCAAGGTGGCCTTTACGATGCGGACGGGCATACGGTCGGCGCCTACCGCGATCCCGATGGCCGGCTGCACACCGTCGTACCGGTCTGTACTCACCTTGGTTGCCCATTGCGCTGGAACCAAGGCGACGCCACCTGGGACTGCAACTGCCACGGGTCTCGCTTCGCCCCCGACGGCTCAGTTCTGGACGGCCCCGCGGTGAGCCCGCTCAAGACCCCTGATCACTGA
- a CDS encoding GAF and ANTAR domain-containing protein, which produces MGDERLIETARRLSLALSAGDLDQTLNKITAAAVEVLPGVEYASITVLHADGSLETAAPTDDLIVDLDATQYRLKEGPCYDAATDTVHVTAPNLAADERFPAYAAAAVAAGIRAQAGIRLFDAPKSQGALNLYSRNVGAFADFEVLSRLFAHQAATVIEYAKEIQSLQEAMHTRTTIGQAVGILMERYKLNDQRAFAFLARLSQHRNVKLRRIAEEINNTVEPQSGA; this is translated from the coding sequence ATGGGCGACGAACGATTGATCGAGACCGCACGACGTTTGTCGCTGGCGCTCTCAGCCGGCGATCTGGACCAGACGCTGAACAAGATCACCGCGGCCGCGGTCGAAGTGCTCCCTGGCGTCGAGTACGCCAGCATCACCGTTCTGCACGCCGACGGCAGCCTCGAGACCGCGGCGCCGACCGATGACCTGATCGTTGACCTGGACGCGACGCAGTACCGGCTCAAGGAAGGCCCCTGCTACGACGCGGCGACCGACACGGTCCACGTCACCGCGCCCAACCTTGCCGCTGACGAGCGCTTCCCGGCGTACGCCGCCGCCGCGGTGGCGGCCGGCATCCGGGCCCAGGCCGGCATCCGCCTGTTCGACGCTCCCAAATCGCAGGGCGCACTCAACCTGTACTCCCGCAACGTCGGAGCCTTCGCGGATTTCGAGGTACTGAGCCGGCTCTTCGCCCATCAGGCCGCGACCGTGATCGAGTACGCCAAAGAGATCCAGAGCCTGCAGGAAGCGATGCACACCCGCACCACCATCGGCCAGGCGGTCGGCATCCTGATGGAGCGGTACAAACTCAACGACCAGCGCGCCTTCGCCTTCCTCGCCCGCCTCTCGCAGCACCGCAACGTCAAACTCCGCCGGATTGCCGAAGAGATCAACAACACGGTCGAGCCACAAAGCGGTGCATAG
- a CDS encoding serine/threonine-protein kinase: MLLAERYAVGHSLGRGGMGEVFRATDEQLGRAVAVKLMLPSDGDSISAERFRREARAAAMLSDPHLVAVYDFGNYGDQFFLVMELVEGHTVAAELAEHGPLPRDRAIDIVEQSAAGLAAAHHEDVVHRDIKPGNLLLTSDGTVKVADFGIAHVPGDGSTTLTAVGQIIGSVRYLAPERARGGRGDKESDVYALGCVLYELVTGQPPFTGEHPTAVLYQHVDTEPVPPSAIRPELAGAFETVLLRMLAKDPAGRPTAAEVAAGALRALPLDEASDQPTAAVAPEVLSVDDAAVPPSPVQPRQDRRNVLVAAAIAVVAATLLAGVLIFNDGPRLPATTDVGPKPGVISGTPGAKSTTVPTTGPTRTDGTNQTPSPQSSQDAAQQASGTPQTPSPGDPSTGPRSPSTTSPSGPTASTTRSSAPTRATPTPTASQSTTPPADPPTSTPPAATPTPDTQNLSTKISKD, translated from the coding sequence GTGCTTTTAGCTGAGCGGTACGCGGTAGGTCACTCCTTGGGGCGCGGCGGGATGGGAGAGGTCTTCCGTGCCACGGACGAACAACTGGGGCGTGCGGTCGCGGTCAAGTTGATGCTGCCCTCCGACGGCGATTCCATCTCAGCCGAGCGATTCCGTCGCGAGGCCCGCGCCGCTGCCATGCTGAGCGACCCCCACCTCGTCGCCGTTTACGATTTCGGCAATTATGGCGACCAGTTCTTCCTGGTGATGGAACTGGTCGAGGGCCACACGGTTGCCGCCGAGCTTGCCGAGCACGGGCCGTTGCCGAGGGATCGTGCGATAGACATCGTCGAACAGAGTGCCGCCGGCCTCGCCGCGGCGCATCATGAAGACGTCGTCCATCGCGATATCAAACCTGGCAACCTGTTGCTGACGTCGGACGGCACCGTGAAGGTCGCGGACTTCGGGATCGCCCACGTTCCGGGTGATGGCTCGACCACCCTGACGGCAGTCGGTCAGATCATCGGCAGCGTCCGCTATCTGGCCCCGGAACGGGCGCGGGGTGGGCGGGGCGACAAGGAGTCGGACGTCTACGCGTTGGGCTGCGTGCTCTACGAACTGGTCACCGGTCAGCCGCCGTTCACGGGTGAGCATCCGACGGCGGTCCTGTACCAGCACGTCGACACCGAGCCGGTGCCACCGAGCGCGATCCGCCCCGAACTCGCCGGCGCGTTCGAGACGGTGCTGCTCCGTATGCTCGCCAAAGACCCTGCGGGCAGGCCAACCGCCGCCGAGGTCGCAGCCGGTGCTCTGCGCGCGCTGCCGCTCGACGAGGCCAGCGATCAGCCGACCGCGGCTGTTGCTCCGGAGGTTCTGAGCGTCGATGATGCCGCCGTCCCGCCCAGTCCAGTGCAGCCTCGGCAGGATCGGCGGAACGTATTGGTGGCCGCTGCGATCGCTGTCGTCGCGGCGACGTTGCTGGCTGGAGTCCTGATCTTCAACGATGGGCCGCGACTGCCGGCGACGACTGACGTAGGTCCCAAACCGGGTGTCATTTCCGGTACGCCGGGTGCCAAGTCGACCACCGTACCCACAACCGGTCCTACCCGGACCGACGGCACGAACCAGACCCCATCGCCACAAAGCTCGCAAGATGCCGCTCAACAAGCTTCAGGTACACCGCAGACCCCGTCACCTGGCGATCCGTCGACAGGCCCTCGGTCCCCGAGTACGACGTCGCCGAGCGGGCCCACCGCGAGCACCACCAGATCCAGTGCTCCGACTCGAGCCACCCCTACGCCGACCGCTTCTCAATCGACTACGCCGCCAGCCGATCCTCCGACGAGCACGCCGCCGGCAGCCACACCCACCCCAGACACCCAGAACCTCAGTACGAAGATATCCAAGGACTAG
- a CDS encoding alpha/beta fold hydrolase, with product MTDVEFAIDRDDVVLRGTGTGRGPTVLLLHAGGERRQVWDPVASVLRHHGLRPVAFDQRGHGETGGPPGTLLELAGDVRAMIASLEGPVAVVGASLGGLAAVAALADPSTADKMSGLVLVDVVPDPDPAGTRSWLDRQGLGAGRHALIDDLLGRGPELRAVVAATDVPVVLVRGGTDSPVTDRDASRLLAANPRVRVTSIPDAGHLVARDAPLALAAIIVETTSQWADAAAQSG from the coding sequence ATGACCGACGTCGAATTCGCCATTGACCGGGACGACGTCGTACTCCGGGGTACCGGGACAGGTCGCGGGCCCACAGTCCTGTTGCTTCACGCCGGTGGTGAGCGGCGCCAGGTCTGGGATCCTGTGGCGTCGGTGCTGCGCCACCACGGCCTCCGCCCGGTGGCCTTCGACCAGCGGGGCCACGGCGAGACCGGCGGCCCGCCCGGCACCCTTCTCGAGTTGGCCGGCGACGTCAGAGCCATGATCGCCAGCCTGGAAGGGCCTGTGGCGGTTGTCGGCGCGTCGCTCGGAGGCCTGGCGGCCGTGGCCGCCCTCGCCGACCCATCGACGGCGGACAAGATGAGCGGCCTTGTACTCGTCGACGTCGTCCCTGACCCTGACCCCGCGGGCACCCGGAGTTGGCTCGACCGACAAGGGCTCGGCGCGGGTCGCCACGCCCTCATCGACGATCTCCTCGGCCGCGGGCCGGAACTGCGAGCCGTCGTCGCCGCGACAGACGTGCCCGTCGTACTCGTCCGGGGTGGGACAGATTCACCCGTCACCGATCGCGATGCGTCGCGGCTGCTCGCCGCGAACCCGCGGGTACGCGTGACCTCCATTCCCGACGCCGGCCACCTGGTGGCGCGCGATGCACCTCTTGCGCTGGCGGCGATCATCGTCGAGACCACCAGCCAATGGGCCGATGCCGCGGCCCAGTCCGGCTAA
- a CDS encoding LysR family transcriptional regulator, whose translation MPDVELRELRVFLVLAEELHFGRTAGRLGLTTSRVSQTVRALERKLGGQQLFRRTSRVVELTVAGRALHAELVPAVAALERVLRTATFRGAGPGVVRVGLLNAASGVDVLSRAIERFEAAYAGASVQLSTTPFDDRLGPLRRREVDLVVTRLPLDQPDIVVGPVLSAADQRVVMVGRTHPLAGRADLSVEDLADHDVRRPYGLTAEAAEATCPARTPSGRQIRFVDAAVDDNAELLYLLARGRLVHPTVAPFAEHFQHPDVVAIPLRDLPPSSCALAGLRDVEDPARDAFVDIVDALSSA comes from the coding sequence ATGCCGGATGTTGAGTTGCGTGAGTTGCGCGTGTTCCTGGTGCTCGCCGAGGAGTTGCACTTCGGGCGCACAGCTGGACGCCTTGGTCTCACGACCTCGCGCGTCAGCCAGACCGTGCGCGCTCTTGAGCGGAAGCTGGGCGGTCAACAGCTGTTCCGCCGCACCAGCCGTGTTGTCGAGTTGACTGTGGCCGGGCGCGCGCTGCACGCCGAGCTCGTCCCCGCGGTGGCGGCCCTCGAGCGAGTGCTGCGGACTGCCACGTTTCGGGGCGCCGGGCCGGGCGTCGTGCGCGTGGGGCTGCTGAACGCCGCCTCGGGCGTGGACGTCCTGAGCCGCGCCATTGAGCGGTTCGAGGCCGCGTACGCCGGGGCCAGTGTGCAGCTGAGCACGACGCCCTTCGACGATCGCCTCGGTCCCTTGCGCCGTCGCGAGGTCGATCTGGTCGTGACGCGGCTTCCGCTCGACCAGCCCGACATCGTCGTCGGTCCGGTGCTGAGCGCTGCGGACCAGCGCGTCGTGATGGTCGGCCGGACCCATCCGCTCGCCGGCCGCGCCGATCTGTCCGTCGAGGACCTCGCGGATCACGACGTCAGGCGGCCCTATGGACTCACTGCGGAGGCGGCCGAGGCGACCTGCCCGGCCAGGACGCCGTCCGGCCGGCAGATCCGGTTCGTCGACGCGGCGGTCGATGACAACGCCGAGCTGCTCTACCTCCTGGCGCGAGGCCGTCTCGTGCACCCGACGGTCGCACCGTTCGCGGAGCACTTCCAGCACCCCGACGTCGTCGCCATCCCGCTGCGTGACCTGCCACCCTCTTCCTGCGCGCTGGCCGGACTGAGAGACGTCGAAGACCCAGCCCGCGACGCCTTCGTCGACATCGTGGACGCGCTCTCCAGCGCCTAG
- a CDS encoding SGNH/GDSL hydrolase family protein — protein sequence MRIPALTAALAALAMTTTPIFASPAEAHPRDTPWSAAWASAMQRPTPGTGNWSLAGFDHQTIRQTIRVSAGGRSLRVRLSNRYGTKPLHIAGMTLARVGSQSRSTVTFGGSRRTTIAPGRTATSDAATIPTESGEQLTVSLYVDGATGPATFHEDGLTNTHAISGDHLYDDAVGAEGNHSVYYLTGVDVTGPAGTVVTYGDSITNGHNSTIGADRRYSDDLARRLRKSRLAVANVGITGNLLLSELPCFGEVGVTRFERDALGQPGVRAVIVEEGENDIWDSEGNFGCGVTPRITAAQLIAGYRGLIAAAHTRGVRIVGATITPFKADYLDPADFARAEAIRAQVNHWIRTSDQYDAVADFAHAVGDPTDQQRLNPAYDSGDHLHPNDAGYAALAAIASEALSSHNHR from the coding sequence ATGCGCATCCCCGCCCTGACGGCAGCCCTTGCCGCCCTTGCGATGACCACCACGCCGATCTTCGCGAGTCCGGCCGAAGCCCATCCACGAGACACTCCCTGGTCCGCTGCCTGGGCGTCCGCGATGCAACGTCCCACTCCCGGCACCGGGAACTGGAGCCTGGCCGGCTTCGATCACCAGACGATCCGTCAGACGATCCGGGTCAGTGCCGGCGGTCGAAGCCTGCGGGTCCGGCTGTCGAACCGGTACGGCACCAAGCCACTGCACATCGCGGGCATGACGCTGGCCAGAGTCGGCAGCCAAAGTCGAAGCACAGTGACCTTCGGCGGCTCCCGCCGTACCACCATCGCCCCCGGCCGGACGGCGACGTCCGACGCCGCGACGATCCCGACCGAGTCCGGCGAGCAACTCACCGTCTCCTTGTACGTCGATGGCGCCACCGGGCCCGCGACGTTCCACGAAGACGGCCTCACCAACACCCACGCGATCTCCGGAGACCATCTGTACGACGATGCGGTCGGGGCCGAGGGCAACCACTCCGTGTACTACCTCACCGGCGTGGACGTGACCGGCCCGGCGGGCACCGTCGTGACGTACGGCGACTCGATCACCAATGGGCACAACTCAACGATCGGCGCCGACCGCCGGTACTCCGATGACCTGGCCCGACGGCTCAGGAAGTCCCGCCTCGCGGTTGCCAACGTCGGCATCACCGGGAACCTCCTACTCAGCGAGTTGCCCTGCTTCGGCGAAGTCGGCGTGACCAGGTTCGAGCGGGACGCGCTGGGACAGCCAGGTGTCCGCGCGGTCATTGTCGAGGAAGGCGAGAACGACATCTGGGACAGCGAGGGCAACTTCGGTTGCGGCGTCACCCCGAGGATCACCGCCGCGCAACTCATCGCCGGCTACCGCGGCCTGATCGCGGCCGCGCACACCCGTGGCGTGCGGATCGTCGGAGCCACCATCACGCCGTTCAAGGCCGACTACCTGGACCCGGCCGACTTCGCGCGGGCGGAGGCGATCCGCGCTCAGGTCAATCACTGGATCCGTACCTCGGATCAGTACGACGCAGTGGCCGATTTCGCTCACGCCGTCGGAGATCCAACTGACCAGCAGCGACTCAACCCGGCTTACGACTCGGGCGACCACCTGCATCCGAACGACGCCGGCTACGCAGCACTGGCCGCGATTGCCTCCGAAGCACTCTCCAGCCACAACCACCGGTAG